In a single window of the Drosophila albomicans strain 15112-1751.03 chromosome 3, ASM965048v2, whole genome shotgun sequence genome:
- the LOC117568309 gene encoding inhibitor of Bruton tyrosine kinase — protein MSAIKNQEYDCTAKCRQREHGNNITAAITKRSIDDQKLAAFIAKTCANFNNIRDYLGRSAVHMCASVARYTILEWLLNHGAHIDERDYESGSSPLHRALFYGCIDCAVLLLRYGASLELLDEDTRCPLQAICRKWDVEPTVTSQNEILVWGSNKNYNLGIGNEQNTNSPQAVDFFRKSNLWIERMALGAYHSLFLDSKGHLYAVGHGKGGRLGIGVENSLPAPKRVKVPLKQANEQIICLSVSRQHSLLLTNRSLVFACGVNDNHQLGVRDAGESLATFKEVVSLRDKGASDLLRVIACDQHSIAYSAKCIYVWGANQGQFGISSQTKTIQAPTLMKLPDRTSINFVEANNAATVVYTTEKLIFLFYADKTRTIKTPNYEDLKSIAVMGGNIKNSTKGSAAALKLLMLTETNVVFLWYENTQQFYNCNFSPIRLPQVKKILYKCNQVLILSDGCVYRGKCNQLAFPAGSQEKPKHNMDIWQNNDQNRTEISREHYVRIDLQRVPNIDRAVDIVCDESFSSFAVLQESHMKYFRKPALPRREHHFKKLYHDTCDSDAVHDVVLHVDGERFAAHKFIIFSRAPGLRELIRCYLDKNVYLNFDNLTGKMFELVLKHIYSNYWPTEDDIDCIQQSLGPNKPQKRSRVCEMFLAHLVKFQLQELAKYVQSYISEQQFPLPNRQRFSRMHRTDFPELYDVRIVCEEGEVLEAHKCVLVARLEYFEMMFMHSWAERTTVNFESVPLEYLEPILDYLYSLDTEAFCKQNYSETFLYNMITLCDQYFIESLQNVCESLILDKISIRKCGEMLDFAAMYNCKLLRQGCLDFICQNLARVLTYRSIEQCDASTLHLLNTHYQKMFKTVFDYRQITPFSEAIEDELLLSFVDGCEVDLEYRMSADGKLKEAARHKQKEHNKQDAHHYEKQAISSMMRSLSISESAVSPADEKTAAEASSPSEVKNWSRVVDKKEQKRKLAETALKVNNVLKKEDQPSPELVVMSPRSFTERTPVKEQTPPMPDSPTEASTPITKSYNLDLSTLMPQSQKLSQKQRKRLSSESQSWRASSSATLELNTTPVAVPNAWGVSSNTSATYPEPAFNSSAATGSSADPTSFANMMRGQVAPATVPADQSNSFSKILADERRQRESYERMRNKSLVQTQIEETAIAELREFYNVDKIDDETITIERKSRPSDINFSTWSRH, from the exons ATGTCAGCTATAAAAAATCAGGAATACGACTGCACAGCCAAGTGCAGGCAACGTGAGCATGGCAACAACATTACGGCGGCAATTACAAAACGCTCTATTGACGATCAAAAACTTGCCGCATTTATCGCCAAAACTTgtgcaaattttaataatatacgCGACTATCTTGGCCGCTCTGCCGTGCATATGTGTGCCTCTGTGGCACGCTACACAATACTAGAGTGGCTGCTCAACCACGGTGCGCACATTGACGAACGCGACTACGAGTCCGGAAGCAGTCCATTGCATCGAGCATTGTTCTACGGCTGCATCGATTGCGCTGTGCTGCTGTTACGCTATGGCGCCAGCTTAGAGCTGCTGGACGAAGACACTCGCTGTCCGCTGCAAGCCATTTGCCGCAAGTGGGATGTGGAGCCAACTGTTACGTCCCA AAACGAAATTCTTGTCTGGGGCTCGAATAAAAACTACAATCTGGGCATTGGCAATGAACAGAACACCAATTCACCGCAGGCGGTGGATTTCTTtcgcaaatcaaatttgtggATCGAACGCATGGCGCTTGGCGCCTATCACAGTCTCTTCCTCGACAGCAAGGGTCACCTCTATGCCGTAGGTCATGGCAAGGGCGGCAGGCTGGGCATTGGTGTGGAGAACAGCTTGCCTGCGCCCAAGCGTGTCAAAGTGCCACTGAAGCAAGCCAACGAGCAGATCATCTGCCTCAGCGTCTCCAGACAGCATTCGTTGCTGCTCACGAATCGTTCACTAGTCTTTGCCTGCGGTGTCAACGACAATCATCAGCTGGGCGTGCGTGACGCCGGTGAAAGTCTGGCCACGTTCAAGGAAGTCGTCTCGCTACGTGACAAAGGTGCCAGCGATTTGCTACGTGTCATTGCCTGTGATCAGCATTCCATTGCCTACAGCGCCAAGTGCATTTATGTTTGGGGCGCCAATCAGGGGCAGTTTGGCATCAGTTCGCAGACAAAGACGATACAAGCACCAACATTG ATGAAGCTGCCGGATCGGACGTCCATTAACTTTGTGGAGGCGAACAATGCTGCCACTGTGGTCTACACAACGGAGAAGCTAATCTTCTTGTTCTACGCGGACAAGACAAGAACAATAAAGACGCCCAA ctaTGAAGATCTCAAGAGCATTGCGGTGATGGGTGGCAACATTAAGAACTCCACTAAAGGCTCCGCTGCAGCGCTCAAACTCTTAATGTTGACGGAGACGAATGTAGTGTTCCTTTGGTACGAGAATACGCAACAGTTCTACAA CTGCAATTTCTCGCCCATTCGCTTGCCGCAGGTGAAGAAGATCCTATATAAGTGCAATCAGGTTCTAATACTCTCCGATGGCTGCGTTTATCGCGGCAAATGCAATCAGCTTGCCTTCCCCGCTGGCAGCCAAGAGAAGCCCAAGCATAACATGGACATCTGGCAGAATAACGATCAGAATCGCACTGAAATCTCTAGAGAACACTATGTGCGAATCGATTTGCAGCGTGTGCCAAACATTGATCGTGCTGTAGACATTGTGTGCGATGAGAGTTTCTCCTCGTTTGCTGTGCTCCAAGAGTCGCACATGAAGTACTTCCGCAAGCCAGCGCTGCCCCGACGTGAGCATCATTTCAAGAAGCTCTATCACGACACCTGCGATTCGGATGCGGTGCATGATGTTGTGCTGCATGTGGATGGCGAACGCTTTGCCGCGCACAAGTTTATCATATTTAGTCGGGCGCCGGGACTGCGTGAACTGATACGTTGCTATCTGGATAAAAATGTCTACTTAAACTTTGACAATTTGACGGGCAAAATGTTTGAACTAGTGCTGAAGCACATCTATAGCAACTACTGGCCAACGGAAGATG ATATCGACTGCATACAACAGAGTCTGGGTCCGAACAAGCCACAAAAGCGTAGTCGAGTGTGTGAAATGTTTCTCGCACATTTGGTTAAGTTTCAGCTGCAAGAACTTGCCAAATATGTGCAGAG TTACATATCAGAACAGCAGTTTCCACTACCCAACAGACAGCGATTCAGTCGAATGCATCGCACGGATTTCCCAGAGCTCTACGATGTGCGCATCGTTTGTGAAGAGGGTGAAGTACTGGAAGCGCACAAATGCGTCTTGGTGGCACGACTGGAGTACTTCGAGATGATGTTTATGCACTCCTGGGCAGAGCGCACGACTGTTAACTTTGAAAGCGTGCCCTTGGAGTATTTGGAGCCCATACTCGATTATCTATACAGTTTGGATACGGAGGCATTTTGCAAGCAAAACTATTCGGAAACGTTTCTTTACAATATGATAACGTTATGCGAtcagtattttattgaatCGCTGCAGAATGTTTGTGAATCGTTAATTCTGGACAAGATTAGCATTCGCAAATGTGGTGAAATGTTGGACTTTGCTGCGATGTACAATTGCAAGCTCTTGCGGCAAGGCTGCCTCGACTTCATCTGCCAAAACCTGGCCCGCGTGCTGACCTATCGCAGCATCGAGCAATGCGATGCGAGCACTCTGCATCTGCTCAATACTCATTACCAAAAGATGTTCAAGACAGTGTTTGACTATCGTCAAATCACACCCTTTTCAGAGGCTATAGAAGATGAGCTATTGCTCAGCTTTGTCGATGGTTGCGAGGTTGATTTGGAGTATCGCATGAGTGCG GATGGAAAGCTGAAGGAAGCGGCAAGGCACAAGCAAAAGGAACACAACAAGCAGGATGCACATCACTATGAAAAGCAGGCGATCTCTAGCATGATGCGATCGTTGAGCATCAGCGAATCCGCTGTATCGCCAGCTGATGAAAAGACTGCAGCAGAGGCCAGCTCGCCAAGCGAGGTGAAGAACTGGTCACGTGTCGTGGATAAAAAGGAACAAAAACGCAAGTTGGCAGAGACGGCACTCAAGGTAAACAATGTGCTGAAGAAAGAGGATCAGCCAAGCCCAGAACTAGTTGTTATGTCGCCACGCAGCTTTACGGAACGGACGCCAGTAAAGGAACAAACGCCACCAATGCCCGATAGTCCAACGGAAGCCAGCACACCCATCACTAAGAGCTACAACTTGGATCTCAGCACACTGATGCCACAGTCCCAGAAGTTGTCGCAAAAGCAACGCAAGCGTTTATCCTCCGAGTCGCAAAGTTGGCGCGCCAGCAGTTCAGCAACGCTGGAGCTGAACACAACGCCTGTGGCGGTGCCCAATGCCTGGGGCGTCTCCAGCAACACGTCTGCAACTTACCCAGAGCCAGCATTTAACTCGTCAGCTGCCACGGGCAGCAGCGCAGATCCCACCTCGTTTGCGAATATGATGCGTGGACAGGTGGCGCCTGCAACTGTGCCAGCAGATCAGAGTAATAGCTTCTCGAAGATCCTAGCCGACGAACGTAGGCAACGCGAGAGCTACGAGCGCATGCGCAACAAATCTCTAGTCCAAACTCAAATCGAGGAGACGGCAATTGCCGAGCTGCGTGAGTTCTACAACGTGGACAAAATTGACGACGAAACTATCACCATTGAGCGCAAGTCTCGACCAAGTGACATCAATTTCAGCACCTGGTCAAGGCATTGA